Part of the Quercus lobata isolate SW786 chromosome 6, ValleyOak3.0 Primary Assembly, whole genome shotgun sequence genome, ctctctgctctccCTTTGCACGAAGCTCCTCTCACGCCTCCTATCTCTTCTCTCTACTCTGCCCTCTCCATGGTAAGTCTCTCTACTctgtctttcttcttcttcctcttcttcttcctcttcttcttctttctttttgtctttttgcgTGTTTATGGTTGTTTGGCCGTGGGTTTGGGTATcgctatttttgtttttagtgttcTATCTCCTTTGGTCTCATAAATCTTGGGTTTGTGGACTTATTTGTGCTATTTGATTTCTATAGTTTTGGAttgtggtttgtgttttgggtaatgatttttctgtgtgttctttgggttgatttctcatgggtatgggttggttatgatttctctgttctttgggttgatttctcatgggtatgggttgttttgatttctctgttctttggttGATTCAAGTAATTGAGAGAGCCGGAAAGCTTCTGGAatcaagtggaaaaaaaaaaaaaaaaaaaaaaaaaaaaaaaaaaaaaaaaaaaaaagagagaagaaattgagagagtCGGAGAGCTTCTGGAATCAAGTggaagtaaaggaaaaaaaaaaaaaaggaaagaatgaggAGCTTCTGGAAAgtggaagtaaagaaaaagaaaaaggagaggatgtGGAAAATGGTATACATGTGTGGTGGACAAattgcaagagaaaaaaaaaaaaaaaaaaaaaaaaaaaaaaaaaaaaaaaaaaaagggaaaaggaaacgtatggatgaaagaaaggcaaagaattaaaaatcacaatttaaaaatattaccacaatattttcacaataaattttaagtaattagctaatattgatgagtaaaaatataatttcaatcgtgggttcaaattagaattagtaacaacttttcatataagattttgttatgattcttgtgaaagtattaaaaaaaaaattgtggatgtaacactttttgttgaaaaatataattgttgagaatgaatagaaaaagaataaataaatattaaaaaagaataaatttgattacaaaataaaaattaaaaaagtggaTAGGCAAAAGATAAATGTCACTGTTGATTGtctaaacagtacaaaaatttgtctaaccTGTTGGAGAtactcttatatatacattgtcctttttcgtaatttatccctcaaattgccacttttataagtgctagccaaatactcagctttttcaaaaaacattttttaacagcttttaccaaatactcagctttttgaatatgcactttttgaaaactccattttttcattatgcacttttacaaaaagctgaaccaaactcaccctaaatGGCATAAAATGATATCTCTTATCTCATCCACATAGTTCTTGATGATGATAATTACACTCTTTAGGCTCAAGCTATGTGTAGTTTCCTCAAAGACCGCATATTTTAGCTTTATGTCATTGGAAAGCATAAGGCTATCACTAAGAGAATGAGATTGATGATGACTTCACTATCTTGCCTTAAAGATTTGGAGACCACCAACCATCAAATTATCACATAGCTTCCCACACCACTTCTTCTCCATCCATCAACATGGAATTTGGGGGTTATGACACAACTAAGAACTATGGTGTTGTTAGAACTCTTAAAGCAACCACATTAGTTTTTGCATAAgtttgcaaaatagaaaaagatgttAGTCTTAcatattttaaccaaaaaaacaccCTTATAAGTGAGTGAATAAGTTTGTATATATCCAAAAATGCTACAATAATTGTGcgtatatcttttttttttttttttggtaaattggAAAAATTATTCAACTAACAAGAAACGGAAAGCTCAGGGTAGAGCCTGTTACACCAAACACCATGACAATCAGCCTCAATAGAGGGAATCAAGCTCACGGGTGGAAcagaatgtaaaataaaatctacaGATTGTGAATGGCTAGAATTAGCTAACCAATCCACACATTTATTCACCTCGCGATAGACATGTTTTATACAAACTTGTGGAATTTGCAGAATCAAATGCTTGCAGTCATCAAATATAGGAGAGATCACTGAGTTTTTGTAGGAAGGATTGTTAAAAGAATCAACCAAGGCCTTTGCGTCAATCTCAACAATAACAGCAGGAAGCTTCCTTTGAAGGCATAACAACAAGCCATCACGGAGAGCCCACACTTCAGCAGTAAAACTGTTTGCACTCCCCAATTTCCTTACAAGTCCAACCACCCAGTTACCCCAACTATCTCTAATCAAACCTCTTCCTGCTGCTGAAACCAACGTTGCATTCCAAGACCCATCAGTGTTGAGCTTTGACCACCCCTACTCTAGTTTCTcctatttgatttgtttaatcACCATCCAGTTGTGACGCCTCAATTGGGAAGCACACAAAAGGAATTCTGAGGCTTGCAAAGCAATAGACTTGCCTAGGTTCAGATTTACCCCCCTGTTAGTAAAGATAATTTGGTTTGCCTGTTTCCAAACCaaccaaaaagtaaaagaaaagagaatattCCAGGGGATGCCCACATCATTTTGGGAGGATTTGAGACTACAATTAATGGTTAACCATTCTCTGATGTCCTGGAAGAAAAAAGTGGAGTACAAACAGTGTGTTCCCAATTGGTACCATATGGATTTAACCAAGCTGTAATCTCGGAGAGCATGCATGATAGATTTAGCTTCTAGGTGACACAGCGAGCAGGTAGTTTCTAGAGGAATCCCTCTATTGGCTAAGCATTCCTTAACACCTATGCTCTGTTGCATACACTTCCAAATAAACATTTGAATTCTAGGCAGGGATGGTAGCTTCCAAATCCAAGAACCAGAGAAGGATTCATTACCTGAAGAGTTAATGGCAAGGCGATGGACGCTTCTCATATCAAAATCCCCTTTAGGAGAGAACTTTCAGACCAATTTATAGCCACAATAGGAATGGGGACAACTTGAATCTCAGCTTTAACTTCGGGGGGAAGCTTAAAAGAGATATTAGACCAGTCCCATCCAAATGGAGAGATCACATCTTTGACTTGCAAATTAACAGAGGCTTGTAGAAGTGAGCCTTGAATATGAGGCCTAATGGGACCAATGTTTGACCAACAATCAAACCAGAAATTAAGACTGCCTTCATGGCCTGGAATCCATTTAACCCCTTTTTTGAAGACTTCCTTGCCTCTTTTCATCCCTTTCCAAACCGAAGACATTGGGAGTTTTGCTTCATTCCTTGAATTTATTCTTTGTCTAGTGCAGTACTTGAACTTAAGAACCTTAGCCCAAGAGGCATTCTTCTCTGTATGAAACCTCCAATTGAGCTTAGCCAGGAGAACCGTGCTCCTACCTTTAGCAGATTGTAACCCTAAACCTCCTGCCTCCTTTGGTTTAGTCACTTCAGCCCAATTAACTCAGTGCATCTTCTTAGCATGATCCATTGTACCCCAAAGGAAGTTCCTATTGACCCTGTCAATACCCTTAAGAATTTTACTTAGAAGAGGAGCGTACTGCATCACATAGTTTGGGATGGTTGAGAAGGAAGCATGGATGAGAACCACTTGGCCAGCCATAGAGAGTAAGGTGGCTTTCCACCCTGCCAACTTTTTCTTGACTCTATcaagaacaaaatcaaaatcatgctTGCGGTCTCCTGCATGCTTCAAGGGAAACCACAAGTACTTTCCAAGATTGGGAGTTGAATTAAACCTGAGAATACCGAAGAGGATATCTCTTTGATCCGGCTCCATATTGGGGGAGAAGAAAACACGAGACTTGGCTTCACTCACACTCTACCCGGATCTTAAGCAAAATTCATTGAGCACAGCCTTTATGGTATGACAATTATCCGGATCCGCACTTGCAAAAAGGACCAAGTCATCCCCGAAAAATAAATGCGAGAAGGAAGGCCCACTCCTAGAAGCTTTCACTGGAGACCAAAGCTTAGCATCACATTTCTCTTGAATCAAATGTCCCAAAAACTCCATACACAAAATAAAGAGGTAGGGAGACAGGGGGTCCCCTTGTCTAATACCTCGAGTGGGGTAAAAGGAGTCAAGGTAGCCACCATTAAAGAGAAGGGATGTCGACACCAAGGAAACACAGCTCATAATAAGATTAATAAGGTTGGCAAGGAAGTTGAACTTGAGAAGCATTTCCTTAATGAAGCTCCATTCAATTTTTTCGTAAGCTTTTTCAAGGTCAATCTTGATAGCCATATATCCTTTGCGGCCTTTGATTCTACCAATAGTATGGATCAGCTCTTGAACAATAATAACATTATCGGCTCCTCTTCTGCCCAGCACAAAAGCCGTTTGGTACTGTGAGACAAGGTGCTCCAAATGCGGTCTAATCCGAATAACAATGATCTTTAAGATGATCTTGTAAATAGTATTACAAAGACTAATTGGTCTATAATTTCCAATGGTTTCTGGGCCTTGGATTTTAGGAATAAGCACAATGAGGGTTTTGTTAAGATAATCGGGGACCATCCTTTCGATTAAACTCTCCTAACTTCCTCCTTAACAGATTCCCCTACTACAAGCCAAAAACGTTGAAAAAATCCAACATGAAGACCATCCGGACCCGGAGCCTTATACAGTTTCATGGACCATAAAGCATCTTTAATTTCCTCCAAATTGACCATGGCACCAATAGAATCCTTAGCTTGCTCGGGCAATTGCACCTGCCAAGATACTTCATAACTTGGAACCCGAGAGGCCGCCTCAAAAGAAGTGGTATACAAGGAGACAAAACCACTTCTAAAGTGCTCCATGACTTCTCTCTCATCAGTTAACCACAACGCCCTCTCATCTTTGACCGAGGCAATATGGTTCCTTTTCCTTCTTGCTAAGGCAAACACATGATAAAACGATGTATTACGGTCTCCCTGGACCAACTAGTTAATTTTGGATTTCAACATCCAAAGATCCCTCTCTTGATCTAGAATAGCCTCCAATTCCTAATGCAGCTGGTTCTCAAGATTAATAAGGGAGGAGCTTAGACAGATGGAAAGAGCTTTTTGGGCACCATAGATTCTAGCCATGATTCTCCTCTTCTTCTGGTTGATGTTTCCAAAATGGTCCCTGTTCCAAATGGTTGCTTCCTTAGAGAAAACCTCAATAGATTCAGCTACGTACATGTCCCTACTCCAAACACTAGAAACAATATTGGGAAAGGACAAGTCCGAAAGCTAGAACTCTTGAAATCTGAAAGTTCTGTTGAGACAAACCGCTCTACCAGGAAAGGTCTCCATCAGAACCGAGCAATGGTCGGAGTGGCATCGGGGAAGATGAGTAACTTTTGCTTCAGGATAGAGAACTCACCAATCTAGGTTCATGAAAAATCTATCAATCCTTTCCAAAATGAGATTGTTAATATCTCGTTTGTTAGTCCAGGTATACCTTGGACCAGAAAAGCCCATATCAACCATACTGCATAAATCTAAGCAATCTTTGAATGCTAGAGACCTATTCATACTAACACCCCTGCCTCCAAATTTATCCTCATTCACAAGAGGTTCATTAAAATCGTCTGCCATAATCCATGGCTTATTATGCAATTCTGCAACCTTAGATAAATTGCTCCAAAGAATGCATCTTTCCACATTCCTAGGACTAGCATATATGGCAGAGAAAATCCATGAGAGATTTAAGACACATACCTTTACTTCTACATGAATTTCCTGCTCTGTTTTAGCTAGCTCCTGAATCTCCACCTGGTCCTCATTCCACAACAACCACAGCCCACCAATGAGACCAATCGTCTCCGTATGGATGACTCCATCAAATGGCAGCCTATCAGTGACTTCTTTGGCTTTGTTACCACCCAATTTAGTCTCCATAACTACCAGAATAGCCGGATCATGCCGCCGAGCTAACTCATGAACATAAGTCTGAAATGAGGGTTTTAATGCTCCTCTATTGTTCCAAATCAGTATATTCATGGTAAAACATAACAGAATTGGAGAAACCAAATCAATCAAAAGGAGGGACTCCATTCCCTTCCTCCGATACCATACAATCAGACCCCAAGTCTTCATAAACTAATCCATCTCTAGAAAGAGGGCTAGATTGCTCCCCAGCATTAACTTCCCCAATACCCACACTTATGGATTGGCAATGCTCACCGGTTCTGGATTGTAGGGTGATGGGctcacctttttttcttttcaccgTTGGTGGTTATAGCTCCGGGTAGCAATGCGACAACTTGCCGATCACTTGGGGGCTTATTCCATCCACTTTGGTGCTCCAAAAGGCTCACGGGTAGGTGTGGAGGCATAGGAGGAAGACAGGGAAGTGGGAATCCTcaattttctctttcccttttcaAAGTCCTCAACCTCAAAGGAAACTCTCTCTCCGGCCAAATCCCAGACCTCACTAGCCTCCTCAACCTCAAATCTCTCTTcctcatcaacaacaacaacttctCCAAAAACTTCCTTGACTTAATCTCTAGTCTCCACCGCTTAAAAATCGTCGTTCTCCCCAGAAACCAGATCTCCAGTCAAATCCCAACCTCACTCTCAAACTCCAGCGACTGTACACACTGTATTTGCAAGACAATAACTTGACAGGTTCATTTTGTcttatagaaaaagaagaagaagaatattttgGTATGATTTGTGTTATTTTGCTAGGTAGtttatagaagaagaagaagacgatgataatgatgatgtgGTTTTGGTTTGcgataagagaagaagaaaaagaagcagcAGCGGTGGCACCGGTGAAGAGCAACAACAGAGGCTGAGAGAAAggtttgagaggagagagaagtgagaagaTCAGTGTGAGAAATCAGAGTTATCTAAGAGtgaaataatgataataatatgaataaaatgattatttaaataaagtagAGTGTATAATAGATAATCTAATGTGTATGTTATGTAAAAGTGacagtgtaaaatagaaaaagtgagttgttatgctaaaatagaaaaaaatttgcaaagaTTAATGCAATTGCTCTTACATGATAGCTATTGACTCGTCTGTATCATTGTATTATATACTTGCATTGTATTGTAATAATTCCCCAGGAAAGTAATAAGTTCCTGTTGTAGTTACATCTGTGCTGAGTTGATTAGATTAACTAACTAACTACCTAATTGTGCCTACTAATAAGGGAATGGTACTGTGACTGGAATTAAGCAGAAATAAGAACACTCTTAGTTTCagtctctcttctctctcttctctattctTAGGAGAACCAATTCACTTGAAGTAATTATCTTAATTCCACCATTTTCATTCTTTAGAACTGTTAAAGCCTTATATGGTTTTCCTCCTCCAAagttgcaagcttatgatcctCATACTACTAGGGTGGAGGTTGTTGACACCTTGTTGCAACAAAGGCAAGATGTCCTAGCTCTTCTTAAGGGTAATTTTGTGGCTGCACATGAAAAAATGAGACTCCAAGCAAATAAGCATTGTACTGCCAGATCTTTCCAAGTTAGTGACTAGATTTATCTGAGACTTTAACCATATAAGCATCAATCTATAGCTTGCAAGGGCAAGTGGAAGTTATCTCCAAGGTACTTTAGACCCTTCAAGGTGTTGCAATAGGTTGGACTTACCTTCAAACTAAGATCCATCCTATATTTCATGTTTCTTGCTTAAAGCTTAAGTTAGGACAACATATAATTCCTTTCCCTACACTGCCTCCTCAAGATGATGAAGGGCATCTAGTGCCAAAACCTATTCTTGTGTTGCAAACAAAGTCAAAACTCCAAGGTCTAGAACTATTACTGAGGTTTTGTTTCAATGGCTGGGAGCACGACCTAAAGATGCTACTTGGGAATCACTTTACAAGCTACAACTCCTTTTTtctcaccttgtgggcaaggtgctTTAAATTGGGAAGGAAATGTTCGAACTCTTACATGATAGGCTATTGACTTATCTGTATGATTGTATTGTACACTTGCATTGTATTGTAATAATTCCCTCGGTAGGTAATCAGTTACTATTGTAGTTACAATTGTTCTGAGTTGGTTAAACTAACTAACTACCTAATTGTGCCTATTAATAAGAGAATGATACCCGGATTGGAATTAAGCTGAAATAAACACTCTTAGTCTCagtctctcttctctctcttctctctattCTTAGGAGGACCAGTTCCCTCAAAGTAACCATCTTAATTTCACGATTTTCATTCTTTAGAACTGTTAATGTCTCTTAACAAGTGTTGGGGCCAATactagaaaagttttttttttttcaatcacagattttaaaacaaattttttataaatttttttaagagtaattttgaaaacttctaacttgttttttttagGAGATAAGACATTTAATGATGTTCCCTAAAAAGTTAGGTTTTTTAAGTATGCCAAACAATTGAGGACATAAAGAGTAATTAACAATCTAATTAATCTTAGAGTTAATATGATCACAAAATGACTCaaaattgataataaactaGTAATTATCCTATAAAGAGATCataaaatcaaaggaaaatgggAGCCAGAAGTCAAAGTGACAATCAACACTTGCACCAGATTGTGAAATAGCAATCAACACACAGAATAGGGTATTTTAGCACTTCTAGTGCCTAGAtgtttattttcaattaattgctcaattttttctaaaaagtgctacgtccacaatattttcataatactttcataacaaatcataggtggtaagttattattggttccaATTTGAACGTattactgaaattacttttttgcctactAACAACAACCCACAACATCCTTTTacctataatttattatgaaagtgttgtgaaaattgttAGTGTATAGCgtatagcttagactagtttagcccattgggcttagcccagtatactgtacttgtagtttactccttttacttgtactgcacacatatctagcctatataaggctctctattgtacattatttcacacacattaatatacagactattcagtctttctctctcactttacattgttaacatggtatcagagccaatcCTCTGAATTTCTGGTTCCTGTGGACATCTCCGGCGTTCTTCCGCTGCCCTCGCCTTCAACCAGTAGCCACTGTCAGAAGCGAGTCACCGCCGTCACGCCCACAGTCCAGCAACTCTCGGATCTCATTGTTCTGCTCATCCAACAGTCAAAGCAAAGGCATTGAGTGACAGAACAGACAATCCCgagcaaaacccaaccaagaacGGCCAGAAAACACTTcacacgcgcctccacgcgccgccTGAAGTTTCTGCCTCTCGAGCACGCGCTCCACGCGCCGCCACGCGCCGCCACGCGCCGCCAATCTTACTCACGCGCCTCACGCGCCAGACCAAACGTTCTACACGCGCCACACGCGCTTGCACGCGCCCCACGCGCAGCTGCGTTTCGCGAactgccacgtcagccctagtgtGACGTCACCCTGCCACGTCAGCACACGTCAGCCGTTGACTGGACCAGGCctgaccgttgaccgttgactttgaccgttgaccttgaccgttgactttgaccgttgaccgttgaccaagtcaaaatttttcaacaggacctgtcttgctcagtttttcgcgtagattctgattttgggctccgtttctgcatttgaggtatctaaatctcactttttggtcattttcttcattatggctCAACAAAGTGAACGAGATATCATACGTCCTATCACCATCATATTGGATGGTCCTACTAGCTATCATGCATGGTCTCAGAATATGACCGTCTTTCTCAAGAGTCGTAAACTGTGGAGATATGTGACTGGTTCAATTCCTAAGCCAGTACCAAACCCTAAGTCCAAAGCCACAGCTACTGAAGAGTCTTCCAAGACTGCTGTTCCAACAGATGATTATGAAGAACGTCTAGAAGAATGGGAGAGTATTCAGAGTAAGATCTTAtcttggtttatcaatacctctattccctccattcataatcttcttcctcgtcttgaaactgctgaggctgcttggaaatttttggccgATCGTTATAACTGCACTAATGATTCAAGCTTGGAGTTTCACATTGAATCAAAGCTTTATCAAATGCGCCAAGAGACAGGTcagtctatttctgatttttattctcagacTTCTACTATGTGGGAACAACTCTCTGCTGCAGATCCTCCACTGGTGTGTTCTAAGGACATTGAGCTCTTTGTCAAATATCGAGATCGCCGTAGATTTATGCACTTCATGATGGGTTTACGTGAGGATTTTGAGCCTACTAGGGCTTCTCTACTTAGCCggtctcctactccttctcttgatgctgcaGTAAAGGAGCTCATTTCTGAGGAGAATCGTCGGCCCACTTATCACATGACATCATCTGATCATGTCTTGGCTACACCCTCACCACAGCCTCCCATTGCTGCATTCACTGCTCCTCCGCGAATAAACTCCGGGCGTCCCACCTCTCAGTCTTCCAAAGGTGCTCACTGCAAGTTTTGCCGTGCCAAAGGCCATGACATCTCTGTTTGTCGAAAGTTACAGAAATTTGTGCAAGAGCAGAATAAAGCTTCTCTTCCTCAGGCAGCTGCTGTATGTCCTTCAGATCCATCAGTTCCTACAGGTTCCTCTTTGGCTTCCTCACTTACTACAGCTGATATTGAGGCAGTTGTTCAACAGGTTTTATCCCGCACTTCCACTGCCCTTTCTGTCACCTCAGGTAAACAACCTTGGTTTTTTGATactgcatgttgtaaccatatgaCTCCTGATGAATCTCAATTTTCTGATAAGGCACCCTTAGAACATCCAATCACCATTTACACTGCTGATGGAACTCCTATGCCTGTTAGTCATAAAGGAACAATCTCTTCTCCTTGTTTATCccttagtgacacttttcatattccaaagTTATCCCTCAATTTGCTTTCTGTTGGTCAACTTTGCAAATTAGGCGTAGATCttctatttactaatcatggtgtgGATGTGCAGGATCCCCGGACGGGTCAAGTGCTTGGGACAGGCCGTAAGGTTGGTCGCATGTTTGAGGTTCATgacttgaagattccttcacaagttgtttcTGCAGCTGCTACCACTGTCACCTCCTCACCTGATCTATGGCATGCtcgtcttggtcatccatccttatctcgTCTTCAATTGTTAGCCtctcaaggtcatttaggttcagttcagttttcaaaatttgattgtacttcctgtcattttggcaaacaaacaaaattgccttttaataaaagtgactccttttcttctgccccttttgatcttatacattctgatatttggggtccTGCACCTGTTCCCACTGAGGGGGGATCTAagtattttgtcatatttgtggatgatttttctcggtatacttggatttatctgcttcaccataggtctgaacttgtgtctatttaccaaacatttcataaaatgattgaaacacagttCAATCGCACCGTTAAAGTCTTTCGATCAGATAATgctcaagaatataatgataaatctttcctATCCTTCTTAGACAGACATGGTACTCTTCCTCAGCGGTCTTGTCCttacacctctcaacaaaatggtcgtgcagaacgaaaacatcgtcacattcttgatgttgtcCACACCCTTCTCATTTCTGCCTCTCTTCCTGAGCGATTTTGGGGTGAGGCCGCACTCACTGCTGTGCACACTATTAATCGTATTCCTTCACCAACTAcacacaacaaatcaccatttgagcttctctatggtcaaactcctgactactcctctcttcgggtttttggttgtgcttgctttgtctctcttcctcctcatgaACAAACAAAGCTCCAACCTCGTACTCGTctctgttgtttccttggttatggtgtgTCTCAAAAAGGGTTTCTCTGCTATGATCCCATTTCTCATCGCCTTCGTGTCTCTCgtcatgttgagttttgggaacatcgtCCTTTCACGAGTCTTCAGCAGTTTCCtacatcttcttcctcagagtctcccatttttactgatcttttcctccctctctatcctgaacttgtggaggattcttCAGCATCGACTGCCTCTCCAGACGACTTATCTCCGGTTCTGTCTCCGGCATATGACCCGCCTGTCTTGGATCCTGTGGTACCACCCTCTCCTGAGTCTCCTATTGGTCCTAAACTTCGTCGTTCCACTCGAGTAAGCATTCCTCCCCCTTATCTCACTGATTATCATTGCTCTTTTGCTCTTGCCACTCTCTATGAACCTCACACCTATCATGAGGCTCATACTGACCCTCTTTGGCAGCAAGCTATGAATGAAGAACTAGATGCCCTTCATAAGAATCACACGTGGGATATGGTTGATTTGCCTCCTGGTCAGTCTGTAGTAGGTTGTAGGtgggtttacaagatcaagaccaagGCTGATGGATCTGTTGAACGATACAAGACTCGCCTAGTTGCCAAGGGCTTTACTCAGGAGTATGGTATTGACTATGAGGAAACATTTGCTCCTGTTGCTCGTCTTACATCTGTTAGATGTCTCATTGCTGTGGCTGCTGTTCGCCGttggcctctttatcaaatggatgtgaagaatgctTTCCTCAATGGAGACCTCCATGAAGAAGTGTACATGCAACCACCCCCTGGCTATCCACACTCAAGCAATCAAGTTTGCCGCCTTCgccgtgctctttatggcctcaagcaggctcctcgagcttggtttgaaaagtttagctcagTTGTTGCTCAGCAGGGTTTCACTTCGAGTCCTCATGACACTGCTCTCTTTGTTCGAAGATCCTCTGCTGGtatcactcttattcttctttatgttgatgatatgattattactgGCGATGATTCTGCAGGTATCTGCTCTCTTCAGAACTTCCTTAGTcagcattttgagatgaaagatctgggcactctcagctattttcttgggcttgagGTTACCTCATCCTCTGATGGATACTATCTCTCCCAGGCTAAATATGCTTCTGATCTTCTCTCCAAAGCCGGTGTCACTGATAACAAGACTGTTTCCACTCCTTTGGAATACAATGCAAAGCTCACACCCTTGGACGGTGAACCTATATCTGATGCTACTCGCTATCGTCAGTTGGTTGGCAGTTTGATCTATCTCACTGTTACTCGTCCAGATATTTCACATGCCGTGGGTATGGTTAGTAAGTTCATGGATGCACCTCGTTCTgtccactatgctgctgttcttcgGATTCTTCGATATGTCAAAggcacactttatcatggtctGCATTACTCCTCTCGATCTTCTC contains:
- the LOC115949741 gene encoding uncharacterized protein LOC115949741; the encoded protein is MNILIWNNRGALKPSFQTYVHELARRHDPAILVVMETKLGGNKAKEVTDRLPFDGVIHTETIGLIGGLWLLWNEDQVEIQELAKTEQEIHVEVKVCVLNLSWIFSAIYASPRNVERCILWSNLSKVAELHNKPWIMADDFNEPLVNEDKFGGRGVSMNRSLAFKDCLDLCSMVDMGFSGPRDMYVAESIEVFSKEATIWNRDHFGNINQKKRRIMARIYGAQKALSISRRKRNHIASVKDERALWLTDEREVMEHFRSGFVSLYTTSFEAASRVPSYEVSWQVQLPEQAKDSIGAMVNLEEIKDALWSMKLYKAPGPDGLHVGFFQRFWLVVGESVKEEVRRV